The region GTACGGCAAGAACAGCGACGGCACGTTCGCCCCGGGCAACGGGCGGTTCGCCACCTTCACCACGGTCACGGGCGGCGGCTACAAGCTGACCGACAAGGACGACACGGTCTACACGTTCACCCAGTCCCTGGGGTCGGGCGCGTACGGTCTGCTCTCCGTGACGGACGCCAACGGGCGGTCCATCACCTTCACCTGGACCAGCGGCCACATCACGAAGATGACGTCCGCGGTCTCCAGCCGTTCCCTCAACCTGACCTGGTTCACGCCGTCCGGCGCGTCGGCCGCGCACGTCCAGACCGTCGTCACCGACCCGGTCACCGCCGGCGACTCCTCCACCGCGCAGACCTGGACGTACGGCTACACCGGCGACCAGCTCACCAAGGTGTGCTCGCCGCTGTCGACGACCAAGTGCACGACGTACGGCTACACGAGCGGCTCGCAGTACCAGAACGCCTCGCTCGACCTCGACCCGCACGCCATGTGGCCGCTGTCGGAGGCCTCGGGCGCGACGACCGCCAAGGACGCCGTCCTCGCGGGCGAGGGCACCGACAACGCGACCTACGAGAACGTGACGACGGGCCAGAGCGGTGGCCCGCTCACCGGCTCCTCCTCCACCGTCGCCACCTTCAACGGCACCACCTCCGACGTCTCGCTGCCGAAGAACACCGGCAACGACACCGACTCCGGCGCGCTCTCGCTCTGGTTCAAGACCTCCGCGGGCCCCGGCGTCCTCTACTCCTACGCCTCCCAACCCATCGGCTCCGGACAGGCCGCGGGCTTCTACACCCCCTCGATCTACGTCGGCACCGACGGCAAGCTGAACGCCGAGTTCTGGTACAGCGGCGGCATCAACCCGATCGTCACGACCGCGTCGGTCGCCGACGGCAAGTGGCATCACGTGGTGCTGTCGGCCGCGGGCAACTCGCAGACGCTGTACGTCGACAACGCGAAGATCGGCTCACGCACCGGCACCGTCTCCATCCAGAGCGCGGTCGCCTTCGGCAAGAACCAGTCCTTCAACTACCTCGGCACCGGCTTCCTCGGCGGCAACTGGCCCGACGAGCCGCACCAGAACTCCAGCGACAAGACCGGCTACGCCACCTACTTCAACGGCTCGGTCGCGGACGCCGCCTGGTACGGCCGCCCGCTGGTCGCCGCCGACGTCAACGCCCTCTACCAGTACGGCACCCACGCGGCGAGCCTGCTGACCTCCATCACCAGGCCGTCCGGCAAGACGTACGCGGCCATGCAGTACGACCCGGGCACCACCACCCTCACCCAGCTCACCGACGAGAACGGCGGCGTCTGGAAGCTCGGGGCGCCCACGGTCACCGGCTCCAGCCAGACCTACCGGGGCGCGGTCCTCGGCGGAGCGCCCGCGGGCTACTTCCGTCTCGGTGAGGCGGCCGGCGCCACCGCCGCCGTCGACGAGGTGCGCGGCGGCAACGGCACGTACAACGCGGTGACGCTCGGCGCGACGGGACCGTTCAGCGACCAGAAGGCCGCGACGTTCGACGGCAGCACCTCGTCCATGGCGCTGCCCAGCGGCATCCTGCCCGGCGCGGGCGCCGAGTCGGTCAGCATGTGGTTCAAGACCTCCACGGCGAACGGCGTGCTGCTCGGCGCGTCCAAGGACCCGCTGAGCTCAGGCACCACCACCGGCAACTACACGCCCGTCCTCTACGTCGGCAGCAGCGGAAAGCTGTACGGCGAGTTCTACTTCTCCGGCGGATCCACCAAACCCATCGGCTCCGCAGCCGCGGTGACCGACGGCAAGTGGCACCACGTCGTGCTGTCGACGGCGTCCGACAGCCAGGCGCTGTACCTCGACGACACGCTGGTGGCCTCGCAGACCGGCACGGCCGCGATGAGCGTCCAGACCAACCAGTACGTCGGCGCGGGCTTCATCGGCGGCAACTGGCCCGACGAGTCGCACACCAGCACCACCAGCAACACCGGTTACGCCACCTACTTCAAGGGCTCTATCGCCGAGGTCGCCGTCTACCGCTCCCAGATGGCCGCGGCGGACGTGGCCCAGCAGTGGGAGGCCGCGAAGAACTCCACCGGTCTGCTGCCGGTCGAGACGGTCAAGGTGACCTCCCCGGCGAACGCCACGCTCACCTACACCTACGACGTCGACAACGGCAACCGGGCGCTGACCGAGACCGACGGCCTCGGCAACAAGACGAGCTTCGGCTACGACTCCGCCGGTTTCGAGCACACGGTCACCGACCCCAACGGCTCGATGAACATCACCGGTCACGACGTACGCGGCAACATCGTCTCCTCGACCGCCTGCCAGGACGAGTCCGCGAACAAGTGCTCGTCCGAGTACTACACGTACTACCCGGACGACACCACGGCCCAGCTCACCACCACCGACCCGCGCAACGACCAGTTGCTGACCGAGCGCGACGGACGCTCCGCGTCGGCGACCGACAACACCTACCTGACCACGTACGCGTACGACGCGCAGGGCAACCAGACCGGTATCACCGGCCCGGCCGTCCCCGGATTCCCCAAGGGCCGCACCACCACGACCGTCTTCAGCGACGGCACCAGCACCTACCCGTCCGCCGACGGCGGAGTGGTGCCCAAGGGCCTGCCCGTGAAGACGATCAGCCCCGGCGGCGCGGTCAACCAGGTGGCGTACTTCATGAACGGCGACGTCGCCTCGACCACCGACGCCATCGGCCTGGCGACGACGTACACCTACGACGGCCTCGGCCAGGTCCTCAGCCAGAAGGTCGTCTCGGACACCTATCCGAACGGCCTGACCACCTCGTACAAGTACGACCTGAACGGCCAGGTCACCGAGGAGCACGACCCGCAGCTCACCGACCGCGTCACCGGAGCCACCCACGCCGCCGTCTCCTCGACCGTCTACGACGAGGACGGCAACGTCACCTCGCAGACCGTCGCCGACGCGAGCGGCGGCGACACCGCGCGCACCGAGACGCAGACCTACGACGCCTACGACCACCTGCTGACCGAGTCGGACGCCAACGCCGTCGCGGGTGCGAGCAACGGCAACACGACCACGTACACCTACGACAACCAGGGCAACAAGACCAAGGAAGTCACCTCGGCGGGCAACGAGACCCGCTACACGTACGACGACAACGGCAACCTGCTCACGCAGGCCCTGATGTACACCGGTGACCCGGTCAACCCGGGGACCGCGACCCTGCTCACCGAGTCCTCGCGCGCCTACGACCCGGCCGGCCGCCTCCAGTCGGTGACCGACGCGATGGGCAACACCACCTCGTACACCTACCTGGACGACGGTCTGACCGCCTCGGTGAAGCGGACCAGCGCCGACGGCACGAAGAGCTACGTCCTGGAGTCGGACACCTACGACGCCGCCGGGAACCTGCTCACCTCGACCTCCGACAACGGTGAGACCGTCACCGACTACAAGGTCGACGCGGCCTCCCGCACCACCTCCACCACGGTCGACCCGACCGGCGTGGACCGTGTCTCCACGGTCTCGTACACCCCGGACGACCAGGTCGCGAGCGAGAACGACCACGACGCCACGGGCTATGACCGCACCACCACCAGCACGTACGACGCCATGGGCAACGTGCTCAGCGAGACGCTGTACGGGGACGCCTCCGGGCACCCGGCCGGCTGGTGGAAGCTCAACCAGGACTCCGGCACCAACATCACCGACTCCTCCGGCACCGGCAACACCGCCACCGCCGGGTCGGGCGTGACCTGGTCGGACAGCGCGGCGAAGTTCGCGGGCACCACCACCGGCACCGGCAATCTCGTCGACACCACCGGCCCGGTCCTGGACACCACCGCCTCCTACACGGTGTCCGCCTGGGTCAACCTCAGCGACACCTCCACCTACCGCACCTTCGTCGCGCAGGGCGGCACCAACCGGGCCTCCTTCTATCTGCAGTACTCGAAGGCCGACAACGCGTACCGCTTCCACGCGGCCAACGCCGACGTGGCCTCCCCGACCGCGTTCTACGACGCCACCGCCACCGCGGCACCGACGCTGAACACCTGGACGCACCTGGTCGGCGTCTTCGACTCGACGACCGGCTCCATGAAGCTGTACGTCAACGGTGCCCAGGCAGGCTCGGGCACCGACACCGCGCCCTGGACGGGCACCGGACCGCTGTCCATCGGCGGCACCGAGAAGGCGGACGGCACGACGAGCGACGTCGTCGCCGGTTCGGTCGGTGACGTGCAGGTCTACCAGCGGGCCCTGTCCGCGACCGACGTCACCTCCCTCTACGGCAAGGGCCGCACGGGCGGCACGGTCGGCTCCTCCACCGAGCAGACCACCAAGTACGCCTACGACAAGCGGGGCCTGCCGACGTCCACGACGGACGCCGAGCAGAACACCACGACGTACGCCTACGACGAGGCCGGCAACCTCGCGGTCTCCACCGCGCCCGCCGTCCAGTCCGAGCCCGACGGCACCACGGCGGCGACCGTCCACCCCGTCACCACCAGCGGCTTCAACACCTTCGGCGAGGGCGTCGAGGAGGAGGACCCGAACGGCCTGGTCACGACCACGGCGTACGACGCCAACGGCAACAAGGTCTCCGAGGCGCTCCCCTCGTACACCCCCGCGGGCGCCTCGACGCCCAACGCGGGCACCACGGTCTGGAAGTACGACAGCGAGGGCAATCAGACCGACGAGATCAGCCCGAGCGGCAAGACCACCTCGTACCTCTACGACCAGATGGGCAACCTCGCCCAGATCACGGCGCCCGACGGCACCAAGACGCACGCGGTGTACGACACCAACGGCGAACAGCTGTCGGCGACGGACGCCGCGGGCGCGCAGACCCAGGCGACGTTCGACTTCATGGGCCGCCAGCTCACCTCGACGACGATGGAGCGCTACCCGTCGACGAGGACGCTGACGACGACGAACTCGTACGCGGTCACGACCGGCAACCCGTACGGCGCCCACACCGCGTCGACGACCTCGCCGGGCGGTGTCACGAACACCTACGCCTACAACCGGGCCGGTGACATCACCTCGGTCACGGACGGCGCGGGCAACACGACCCGCTACGGCTACGACTTCGAGGGCAACACGACGAAGACGACGCTGGCGGACGGCACCCGGACGGAGACGGACTACAACGCCTCCGACGACCCGACGGCGACGCGCGAGTACGACGCGAACGGCGCCGTGCTGTCCTCGACATCGCAGCAGTACGACGGCGTGGGCAACATGGTCGCGTCCACGGACGCCAACCAGCACACCACCCGCTGGACGTACGACGCGTCGGGCGCGATCACGCAGCAGGTCGAGCCGGTGGACGCTTCGACGTCGATCACCACGACCTTCGGCTACGACGCGGCGGGCAACCGCACGCGCTTCACCGACGGCCGCGGCAACTCCTGGCGCTACACGTACACGCCGTGGGGCCAGCAGGAGAAGGTGATCGAACCGACGACCGACAAGTACACCTCGGCCGCCGACTCGACGACGACCTTCGCCTACGACGCGGACGGCCAGCTGACGACGGCCACTCTTCCGGGTGGCGTCACGACCTCGATGACGTACGACGTCAACGGCCAGCTGAAGACGATGTCCGGAGCGGGCGCCGACGCGGCGACGGCGAAGCGCAGCTTCAACTACGACGCGGACGGCCGGGTCCTGTCGGCGGACACCGACGAGGCCGGCATCGCGGGCGCGGTGGACCACCAGGCCGCCACGCACGACGCGTTCACGTACGACGACAGGGGTGACGTCCTCACGGCCTCGGGCTCGGCAGGCTCCTCCAACTTCACGTACAACGACGACGCGTCGATGCTGACGCGGACGGACGCGGCGGGCACGACGAGCTACGGCTACGACACGGCGGGCCGCCTGTCGTCCCTGAACGACGCGGCAACGGGCACCCAACTGACGTACACATACGGTCAGTTGAACGAGGTCAAGTCGGTCAAGTACGGCTCGACGGGCCAGACCCGCACGTTCGGCTACAACAGCTCGCACGAGCTGACGAGCGATGTCCTGGTGCAGGGCGCGTCGACGCTGGCGAGCTTCTCGTACGGCTACGACAACAACGGCAACCTGACGTCGAAGGCGACGACGGGAGTCTCGGGCGCGTCGTCGAACACGTACACGTACGACTGGTCGGACCGTCTGACGTCGTGGAACAACGGTTCGACGACGAAGAGTTACGCGTACGACGCCTCGGGCAACCGCATCCGTAACGGCTCGGACGTCTACACCTACGACGCCCGCGACGAGCTGACCTCGGACGGCACGCACACCTACGACTACTCCGCGCGCGGCACGATGACGCAGGAGTCGCAGACGTCGGGTTCGGTGGCGTACAAGACGGACGCTTTCGGCAGCCAGATCGCGGCCGGCACGCAGTCCTACACGCTGGACGCCCTGGGCCGGAACATCACCGACACGGACACGACGGCGCAGAGCACGCGTACGTTCGCCTACTCCGGCGCGGACAACACGATCGCGTCGGACGGCGACAACACGTACACGTACGACCCGGCGGGCGGCGTGATCGGCGTCAAGCCGTCGGGCGGCAGCGGGGTGCTGGCCCTGACGGACCTGCACAGCGACGTGGTGGGCACGTTCACGTCGGGCGCGACCTCGCTGAC is a window of Streptomyces mirabilis DNA encoding:
- a CDS encoding LamG-like jellyroll fold domain-containing protein, translated to MHRVRRQVAMVALTALALMLTTQQAVADGRELGHVSLSMPSLSSVVAWFQDPHWGRIPHQKSGTAAGHAHHVSAKTTDAKRGVGRAPGKGKGELAAYQPHKPAVQQGKSRGGGTYNPKTSKRNAAKSSRTDTVYDNADGSITRRISPTPINYQVGKGRWAPIDVDVRAGPDGRWHEKANSVGVDFGAKASDSGLVSFAADSAHSLSYGLKGAASVKGTADGSRVTYENVLTDTDLQVAPTATGVKDAVVLRSADAGNSWTFPLDLKGLTPVQTKSGSIDLRDSAGRTVERVPASYAYDSKVNPRSGDPATTHDVTTELVHDKDGYALKVTLDDSWLHDARRVFPVTVDPQVTDGWTTTYAESGAAGDHSYEQTVKVGSYDSGTHSAASYVNHWDTAWDGSGVTVSSATLHLFDTWAATCTAERFDVALVTKAWTPEGVTSYPGPTYGSSIGNATPSVPNACANTGADRTVGDNVTVSLSTSAIQGWMNGTTADYGLALYASTTDNLHWKQFGSFNDPGLGPYIVVTYTGNTAPQLYEQFPADNAVVGTTTPELTAWAGGANSSGSAGQYVFKVYDATNTKVADSGLVSTGDWTVPAGKLAWGKQYTWTVQAYDSTTALYSTADPYALSVQVPQPVITSGLSQNSSDHGFDASIGNYTTSDTDASISTVGPSLDVERDYNSRDPRWTGAFGSGWSSIFDARATEQYTASGAVSSVNVTYPDGSQVGYGKNSDGTFAPGNGRFATFTTVTGGGYKLTDKDDTVYTFTQSLGSGAYGLLSVTDANGRSITFTWTSGHITKMTSAVSSRSLNLTWFTPSGASAAHVQTVVTDPVTAGDSSTAQTWTYGYTGDQLTKVCSPLSTTKCTTYGYTSGSQYQNASLDLDPHAMWPLSEASGATTAKDAVLAGEGTDNATYENVTTGQSGGPLTGSSSTVATFNGTTSDVSLPKNTGNDTDSGALSLWFKTSAGPGVLYSYASQPIGSGQAAGFYTPSIYVGTDGKLNAEFWYSGGINPIVTTASVADGKWHHVVLSAAGNSQTLYVDNAKIGSRTGTVSIQSAVAFGKNQSFNYLGTGFLGGNWPDEPHQNSSDKTGYATYFNGSVADAAWYGRPLVAADVNALYQYGTHAASLLTSITRPSGKTYAAMQYDPGTTTLTQLTDENGGVWKLGAPTVTGSSQTYRGAVLGGAPAGYFRLGEAAGATAAVDEVRGGNGTYNAVTLGATGPFSDQKAATFDGSTSSMALPSGILPGAGAESVSMWFKTSTANGVLLGASKDPLSSGTTTGNYTPVLYVGSSGKLYGEFYFSGGSTKPIGSAAAVTDGKWHHVVLSTASDSQALYLDDTLVASQTGTAAMSVQTNQYVGAGFIGGNWPDESHTSTTSNTGYATYFKGSIAEVAVYRSQMAAADVAQQWEAAKNSTGLLPVETVKVTSPANATLTYTYDVDNGNRALTETDGLGNKTSFGYDSAGFEHTVTDPNGSMNITGHDVRGNIVSSTACQDESANKCSSEYYTYYPDDTTAQLTTTDPRNDQLLTERDGRSASATDNTYLTTYAYDAQGNQTGITGPAVPGFPKGRTTTTVFSDGTSTYPSADGGVVPKGLPVKTISPGGAVNQVAYFMNGDVASTTDAIGLATTYTYDGLGQVLSQKVVSDTYPNGLTTSYKYDLNGQVTEEHDPQLTDRVTGATHAAVSSTVYDEDGNVTSQTVADASGGDTARTETQTYDAYDHLLTESDANAVAGASNGNTTTYTYDNQGNKTKEVTSAGNETRYTYDDNGNLLTQALMYTGDPVNPGTATLLTESSRAYDPAGRLQSVTDAMGNTTSYTYLDDGLTASVKRTSADGTKSYVLESDTYDAAGNLLTSTSDNGETVTDYKVDAASRTTSTTVDPTGVDRVSTVSYTPDDQVASENDHDATGYDRTTTSTYDAMGNVLSETLYGDASGHPAGWWKLNQDSGTNITDSSGTGNTATAGSGVTWSDSAAKFAGTTTGTGNLVDTTGPVLDTTASYTVSAWVNLSDTSTYRTFVAQGGTNRASFYLQYSKADNAYRFHAANADVASPTAFYDATATAAPTLNTWTHLVGVFDSTTGSMKLYVNGAQAGSGTDTAPWTGTGPLSIGGTEKADGTTSDVVAGSVGDVQVYQRALSATDVTSLYGKGRTGGTVGSSTEQTTKYAYDKRGLPTSTTDAEQNTTTYAYDEAGNLAVSTAPAVQSEPDGTTAATVHPVTTSGFNTFGEGVEEEDPNGLVTTTAYDANGNKVSEALPSYTPAGASTPNAGTTVWKYDSEGNQTDEISPSGKTTSYLYDQMGNLAQITAPDGTKTHAVYDTNGEQLSATDAAGAQTQATFDFMGRQLTSTTMERYPSTRTLTTTNSYAVTTGNPYGAHTASTTSPGGVTNTYAYNRAGDITSVTDGAGNTTRYGYDFEGNTTKTTLADGTRTETDYNASDDPTATREYDANGAVLSSTSQQYDGVGNMVASTDANQHTTRWTYDASGAITQQVEPVDASTSITTTFGYDAAGNRTRFTDGRGNSWRYTYTPWGQQEKVIEPTTDKYTSAADSTTTFAYDADGQLTTATLPGGVTTSMTYDVNGQLKTMSGAGADAATAKRSFNYDADGRVLSADTDEAGIAGAVDHQAATHDAFTYDDRGDVLTASGSAGSSNFTYNDDASMLTRTDAAGTTSYGYDTAGRLSSLNDAATGTQLTYTYGQLNEVKSVKYGSTGQTRTFGYNSSHELTSDVLVQGASTLASFSYGYDNNGNLTSKATTGVSGASSNTYTYDWSDRLTSWNNGSTTKSYAYDASGNRIRNGSDVYTYDARDELTSDGTHTYDYSARGTMTQESQTSGSVAYKTDAFGSQIAAGTQSYTLDALGRNITDTDTTAQSTRTFAYSGADNTIASDGDNTYTYDPAGGVIGVKPSGGSGVLALTDLHSDVVGTFTSGATSLTGSASYDPLGKVVSPTNTVTGHLGFQSGWTEPGTGDVGTASRWYSPDTGQFLNKDSVSLNAVPNSVAANPFAYVDDNPMAGTDESGNCSWYDVVCGAKKVAHKVKHAVSHVAHKVYHAVKHAARKIVHAVKHAARKIVHHVRDVYHATVRVVRRVYHYAARHVRRIYHAAVHAVHTAYHKASRVVHRVVHAVKKAAHKIASGVKKAAKAVAHVARTAYHATVKAAKATATYVKHHAAAITSFVVSTAVFAGCEAFTAGLGTIGCAAAAGAAGSLVEQGFKCAENGGGDCSAGAFGESALEGAVSGAVGGALGSLGGKILAKVAPKAMKVVGGLFGKGATEAGDSAAADATDEAASAAESEGAGTNSQSQSKTTCHSFTGATPVLMADGTAKAIDHVRVGDTIANSVPGVAGTEAHKVTAVIVTRTDHDFVDLTIKKTTESAAKDTSKVGAKSFARKVARKAAFGLAASAAVLGALAASHGHAQEPTTAPVAAVSSTVSAQDTKAAGVAGAAQAGEDTKGAHLTTTFHHPFYDETQSAFVEAKDLKAGDVLQTPTGTAEVAGVRLYHAHTTTYDLTIGTLHTYYVEAGTTPVLVHNCTIDRGDMARMYIKTAKTFQRVKNKQSTLGLAKVWNNDTKQIEDWAALTSPEPMASDVADELSGHTVVPTTGHAEQSLYSHLDRLNAEGGNYEMMGITSSGRFCTTANCYGGLLGRGLKMLHGIGETYAEDGYSAFRAAVNPSRYSGPL